The Manis javanica isolate MJ-LG chromosome 2, MJ_LKY, whole genome shotgun sequence genome contains a region encoding:
- the HGH1 gene encoding protein HGH1 homolog, with protein MGEAAADAGATAGALSPAGSRGQEACLQAEVAQLLPFLAPEARADLQAKAARHVLALTGSGQGCALLAGQATLLRALVELVAAPAPAAARDAARALVNLAADPGLHEPLLSTEPGLPARLLELALDPQWPWAEEAAAVLANLTREPTPCAALMAALAEEPGDPGLERLVRALCTPGYNARAPLHYLGPVLSNLSQRPAARAFLLDPDRCVVQRLLPLTQYPDSSVRRGGVVGTLRNCCFEHRHHRWLLGPEVDILPFLLLPLAGPEEFPEEEMEWLPADLQYLPQDKQREPDAGIRRMLIEAIMLLTATAPGRQQVRGQGAYLILRELHSWEPEPDVRVACEKLIQVLIGDEPEHGMENLLEVQVPEDVEQQLQQLDSREQEQCEQKQQERELMPEPQAEGLHPPEGPAACHSLQAHLS; from the exons ATGGGGGAGGCCGCGGCGGACGCGGGCGCGACGGCCGGGGCTTTGAGCCCCGCGGGGTCGCGAGGGCAGGAAGCCTGCCTGCAGGCGGAAGTGGCGCAGCTGCTGCCCTTCCTGGCTCCCGAGGCACGGGCAGACCTGCAGGCAAAGGCGGCGCGGCACGTGCTGGCGCTGACCGGCTCGGGGCAGGGTTGTGCGCTGCTGGCCGGCCAGGCAACGCTGCTGCGGGCGCTGGTCGAGCTGGTGGCCGCCCCGGCGCCGGCTGCGGCCCGCGACGCCGCCCGTGCGCTAGTCAACCTGGCCGCCGACCCCGGCCTGCACGAGCCGCTGCTGTCGACCGAGCCCGGGCTGCCTGCCCGCCTGCTGGAACTCGCGTTGGACCCACAGTGGCCCTGGGCCGAGGAGGCGGCCGCCGTGCTGGCCAATCTCACCCGCGAGCCGACGCCGTGTGCCGCGCTGATGGCGGCGCTGGCCGAGGAGCCGGGGGACCCCGGCCTGGAGCGGCTGGTGCGCGCGCTCTGCACGCCTGGCTACAATGCCCGCGCGCCCCTGCACTACCTGGGGCCGGTGCTCTCCAACCTCAGCCAGCGTCCCGCGGCGCGCGCCTTCCTGCTGGATCCAGACAG GTGTGTGGTCCAGCGGCTGCTGCCCCTTACTCAATACCCAGACTCCTCGGTGCGCAGGGGCGGGGTGGTGGGAACGCTGCGAAACTGCTGCTTCGAGCACC GCCACCACCGATGGTTGCTTGGGCCCGAAGTAGACATTCTTCCCTTCTTGCTACTGCCTCTGGCTGGGCCTGAGGAATTTCCTGAGGAGGAGATGGAGT GGCTGCCCGCTGACCTGCAGTACCTGCCACAAGACAAGCAGCGAGAGCCTGATGCCGGCATCCGGAGGATGCTCATCGAGGCCATCATGCTG CTGACCGCCACGGCACCTGGCCGGCAGCAGGTGAGGGGCCAGGGAGCCTACCTGATCCTGCGCGAGCTGCACAGCTGGGAGCCAGAGCCTGACGTTCGGGTGGCTTGTGAGAAACTCATCCAG GTGCTTATTGGGGATGAGCCGGAGCACGGCATGGAAAACCTGCTGGAGGTGCAGGTGCCTGAAGATGTGGAGCAGCAGCTACAGCAGCTGGACAGCCGGGAACAGGAGCAGTGCGAACAGAAGCAGCAGGAGCGGGAGCTGATGCCAGAGCCACAGGCAGAGGGGCTGCATCCACCCGAGGGCCCTGCGGCCTGCCACTCGCTCCAGGCCCACCTTAGCTAG